A genomic segment from Stenotrophomonas maltophilia encodes:
- a CDS encoding SDR family oxidoreductase — MATTRKTPVRRKASPKVRKGSTATQTAADPARPRVVKTATRKAAASDPRAARVAARQRRLQDQEKAKDVRAAKKATKKTATQAGARRQPEAMPAQQLAKPGHEHELQLAPRFLAPDYAGSGKLQGMRAIVTGGDSGIGRAVAVLFAREGADVAVLHLDEAEDADVTRQHVEREGGRCVVIAGDVRDPRFCNKAVKQVAKAFGGIDILVNNAAFQLHCERLEDLEDAHLQETLQTNIGGYIQMARAVLPHLGEGASIINTGSETGIFGSKALIDYSATKGAIHAFTKALASQLLPRGIRVNCVAPGPVWTPLNPADKQAEDVAEFGRDSDMGRPAQPEELSPAYVFLASPVCASYISGVILPVMGGPRG, encoded by the coding sequence ATGGCCACCACCCGAAAGACCCCCGTCCGCCGCAAGGCCTCGCCCAAAGTGCGCAAAGGCAGCACCGCGACGCAGACCGCTGCCGACCCCGCTCGCCCACGGGTGGTGAAGACCGCGACCCGCAAGGCGGCCGCTAGCGATCCACGGGCCGCGCGCGTGGCGGCCCGGCAGCGACGCCTGCAGGACCAGGAAAAGGCGAAGGATGTGCGCGCGGCAAAGAAGGCTACAAAGAAGACTGCAACCCAGGCCGGCGCACGCCGGCAACCGGAGGCGATGCCGGCCCAGCAGCTGGCCAAGCCCGGGCACGAACACGAACTGCAGCTGGCGCCGCGTTTCCTGGCACCGGACTACGCCGGTAGCGGCAAGCTGCAGGGCATGCGCGCGATCGTCACCGGCGGCGATTCCGGCATCGGCCGTGCGGTGGCGGTACTGTTCGCACGCGAAGGCGCGGATGTGGCGGTGCTGCACCTGGACGAGGCCGAGGATGCCGATGTCACCCGCCAGCATGTGGAACGCGAAGGCGGCCGCTGCGTGGTGATCGCCGGCGACGTGCGCGACCCGCGCTTCTGCAACAAGGCGGTGAAGCAGGTGGCCAAGGCGTTCGGCGGCATCGACATCCTGGTCAACAACGCCGCGTTCCAGCTGCATTGCGAGCGGCTGGAAGACCTGGAAGACGCGCACCTGCAGGAAACCCTGCAGACCAACATCGGCGGTTATATCCAGATGGCGCGCGCGGTGCTGCCGCATCTGGGCGAAGGCGCCAGCATCATCAACACCGGTTCGGAAACCGGCATTTTCGGCAGCAAGGCGCTGATCGATTACTCGGCCACCAAGGGCGCCATCCATGCCTTCACCAAGGCGCTGGCCAGCCAGCTGTTGCCACGCGGCATCCGGGTCAACTGCGTAGCGCCGGGGCCGGTGTGGACGCCGTTGAACCCGGCCGACAAGCAGGCCGAGGATGTCGCCGAATTCGGCAGGGACAGTGACATGGGCCGGCCTGCACAGCCCGAAGAGCTGTCACCCGCCTATGTGTTCCTGGCCTCGCCGGTCTGTGCCAGTTACATCAGCGGGGTGATCCTGCCGGTGATGGGCGGGCCGCGAGGCTGA
- a CDS encoding BlaI/MecI/CopY family transcriptional regulator — protein sequence MRGKTIGDQELALLQYIDEHAPASVGEVASGYGEARGLARSTVLTMMERLRAKGYLQRQQQDGVYRYQATRGPESVLQGAVAQFVDNTLQGSVSPFVAYLSKRQQVSDNELAELEALVAQLQSRRHEG from the coding sequence ATGCGTGGCAAGACGATCGGGGACCAGGAACTGGCCCTGCTGCAGTACATCGATGAGCATGCGCCGGCCAGCGTCGGCGAGGTTGCCAGCGGCTACGGCGAGGCCCGCGGCCTGGCCCGCTCCACCGTGCTGACGATGATGGAGCGGCTGCGGGCGAAGGGGTATCTTCAGCGCCAGCAGCAGGACGGCGTCTACCGCTACCAGGCCACCCGTGGCCCGGAGAGCGTTCTGCAGGGCGCGGTGGCGCAGTTCGTCGACAACACCCTGCAGGGCTCGGTGTCGCCGTTCGTGGCCTACCTGTCGAAGCGCCAGCAGGTCAGCGACAACGAACTGGCCGAGCTGGAAGCGCTGGTCGCCCAACTCCAATCGCGCCGCCACGAGGGCTGA
- a CDS encoding XVIPCD domain-containing protein, producing the protein MPELDINAAADEVAALLRQNDVRGAAARLDALHSGQTAVVQEALDRYVSVRAATELEALRRSGGVAAADAATVNPMLDRLGNAARPPRMPDAAETAGLSQAQQYDVYGSIVAQRGNTAANDAMATQDRVVLGLRDENRTTEARGRGVYDDRIVVLWKDAQGHGHVREFNQATTEPTAQYDGHAKTTPRSPGFGDVAPRTKTEGEDVNGDRVKDLGRLGEGTTEMRATTHPRNGHPDEFALRPSQDAITAGAGRVERDSNGDGWFDARDTQGVQDLNDTFKIHRGSRSNTDSAGCQTIGGGEYDDFVSTVRGTPGQNRWQYVLTSVAPGQTRELGQDVPLAANDDPRQPQHRDHALQQQISTRLQALGGRYAEHAEDYSLVMLREAKAAGITRVDQIVASNPSAGRAAGETLFLVQGSPADPAALRAGVNAAEVRETAVESSLRQLQQQTREQAAPTPAPAQPQEAPAMGGR; encoded by the coding sequence ATGCCCGAACTGGATATCAACGCAGCGGCCGACGAAGTCGCTGCCCTGTTGCGGCAGAACGACGTGCGCGGTGCCGCCGCCCGCCTGGACGCCCTGCACAGCGGCCAGACCGCGGTGGTGCAGGAAGCGCTGGACCGCTACGTGTCGGTGCGCGCCGCTACCGAGCTCGAGGCGTTGCGGCGCAGCGGAGGTGTTGCCGCAGCAGATGCGGCCACGGTGAACCCGATGCTGGACCGTCTGGGCAACGCGGCGCGTCCACCACGGATGCCCGATGCGGCTGAGACCGCGGGCCTGAGCCAGGCCCAGCAGTACGACGTGTACGGCAGCATCGTGGCCCAGCGCGGCAATACCGCTGCGAATGACGCGATGGCAACGCAGGACCGCGTGGTGCTGGGGCTGCGCGACGAGAACCGCACCACCGAGGCACGTGGGCGTGGCGTCTATGACGATCGCATCGTAGTGCTGTGGAAGGATGCGCAGGGCCATGGCCATGTGCGCGAGTTCAACCAGGCCACGACCGAGCCGACCGCCCAGTACGACGGTCATGCCAAGACCACGCCGCGCAGCCCGGGGTTCGGCGACGTGGCGCCGCGCACCAAGACCGAGGGTGAGGATGTCAACGGCGACCGGGTCAAGGACCTCGGGCGCCTGGGCGAAGGCACCACCGAGATGCGCGCGACCACCCATCCACGCAATGGCCATCCCGATGAGTTCGCGCTGCGTCCTTCGCAGGACGCGATCACCGCGGGCGCCGGACGGGTGGAGCGCGACAGCAATGGCGACGGCTGGTTCGATGCGCGCGATACCCAGGGCGTGCAGGACCTCAACGACACCTTCAAGATCCATCGCGGCAGCCGGTCCAACACCGATTCGGCCGGCTGCCAGACCATCGGCGGCGGAGAGTACGACGACTTCGTGTCGACGGTACGCGGCACGCCTGGGCAGAACCGCTGGCAGTACGTGCTGACCTCGGTTGCACCCGGCCAGACGCGCGAGCTGGGGCAGGACGTGCCGCTCGCGGCCAACGACGACCCCCGCCAGCCGCAGCATCGCGATCATGCCCTGCAGCAGCAGATCAGCACGCGCCTGCAAGCCCTGGGCGGACGCTACGCCGAGCATGCCGAGGACTACAGTCTGGTGATGCTGCGCGAAGCGAAGGCTGCGGGCATCACCCGGGTCGACCAGATCGTGGCCAGCAATCCCAGCGCCGGCCGTGCGGCGGGCGAGACACTGTTCCTGGTGCAGGGCAGCCCTGCTGATCCTGCGGCGCTGCGCGCAGGGGTCAATGCGGCCGAGGTGCGCGAGACCGCGGTGGAATCCAGCCTGCGCCAGCTGCAGCAGCAAACGCGCGAACAGGCTGCGCCTACACCCGCGCCTGCACAACCGCAGGAAGCGCCGGCGATGGGAGGGCGTTGA
- a CDS encoding DNA topoisomerase IB, translated as MPTPSTPERQAARAAGLRYVDDTQPGISRRRAGKGFSYRDADGHAVRDAATLQRIRALAIPPAYTAVWICAHANGHLQATGRDARGRKQYRYHANWAKERDAGKFDRIIAFGEALPTLRRRLSRDLKRPGFPQEKVLAMVVALLADTLVRVGNETYAQQNRSFGLTTLRNRHLELLRGGRVRMRFRGKSGQLQEVTVGDRRLGLLVRRLQQLPGQALFQYRDDDGALQPVDSGAVNDYLREVMGEDFTAKDFRTWGGTVAAVQAFAATELPEPASQRALAQAQRAVVCEVASLLGNTPAVCRKAYIDPCVFAGWERGELARLAGLRGPRQWEQATLRVLRRARRLSRSRQPQ; from the coding sequence ATGCCAACCCCCTCTACCCCCGAACGACAGGCTGCGCGTGCTGCAGGCCTGCGCTATGTCGATGACACCCAGCCGGGCATCAGCCGGCGCCGCGCTGGCAAGGGTTTCAGCTATCGCGATGCCGATGGCCACGCGGTCCGCGATGCCGCCACCCTGCAGCGCATCCGCGCGCTGGCGATTCCACCTGCGTATACCGCCGTGTGGATCTGCGCCCACGCCAATGGCCATCTGCAGGCCACCGGCCGCGATGCCCGCGGGCGCAAGCAGTACCGCTACCACGCCAACTGGGCGAAGGAGCGCGACGCCGGCAAGTTCGACCGCATCATCGCCTTTGGCGAGGCGTTGCCCACGCTGCGGCGGCGGCTGTCGCGGGATCTCAAACGGCCCGGGTTTCCGCAGGAAAAGGTACTGGCGATGGTGGTCGCGCTGCTGGCCGATACACTGGTGCGGGTCGGCAACGAAACCTATGCACAGCAGAACCGTTCGTTCGGGCTGACCACACTGCGCAACCGGCATCTGGAACTGCTGCGCGGCGGCCGCGTGCGCATGCGCTTCCGTGGCAAGTCCGGGCAGCTGCAGGAGGTGACCGTGGGCGATCGCAGGCTGGGGCTGCTGGTGCGGCGCCTGCAGCAGCTGCCGGGACAAGCGCTGTTCCAGTACCGCGATGACGACGGTGCGCTGCAGCCGGTGGACTCCGGTGCGGTGAACGATTACCTGCGCGAGGTGATGGGCGAGGACTTCACCGCCAAGGATTTCCGCACCTGGGGCGGTACGGTGGCGGCCGTGCAGGCGTTCGCCGCCACCGAGCTGCCGGAACCGGCCAGCCAGCGTGCCCTGGCGCAGGCGCAGCGTGCGGTGGTGTGCGAGGTGGCGTCGCTGCTGGGCAACACCCCGGCGGTGTGCCGCAAGGCGTACATCGACCCGTGCGTGTTCGCCGGTTGGGAGCGCGGCGAACTGGCCAGGCTGGCCGGCCTGCGTGGGCCGCGCCAGTGGGAACAGGCCACCCTGCGTGTGCTGCGCAGGGCGCGCCGGCTCAGCCGCAGTCGTCAGCCGCAGTAG
- a CDS encoding I78 family peptidase inhibitor yields the protein MSFPIRARSLSALLLPAVLALTACQAPALDEQDSATAHAQQAAEAAKAPADEAGKATEAPPVGTCDASQVQSLVGQAYADALGKQAQEDAGAHQLRVMKPNDVATMEFLGDRLNIEVDDKGLVSGVRCG from the coding sequence ATGTCGTTCCCGATTCGCGCCCGTTCGCTCTCCGCCCTGCTGCTGCCGGCCGTGCTGGCCCTGACCGCCTGCCAGGCACCGGCGCTGGATGAACAGGATTCGGCCACGGCCCATGCCCAGCAGGCTGCCGAAGCCGCCAAGGCACCGGCCGATGAAGCCGGCAAGGCCACCGAGGCACCGCCGGTCGGCACCTGCGATGCCAGCCAGGTGCAGAGCCTGGTCGGCCAGGCCTACGCCGACGCGCTGGGCAAGCAGGCGCAGGAAGATGCCGGTGCCCACCAGCTGCGCGTCATGAAGCCCAATGATGTGGCCACGATGGAGTTCCTCGGCGACCGCCTGAACATCGAAGTGGACGACAAGGGCCTGGTCAGCGGCGTGCGCTGCGGCTGA